From Micromonospora sp. NBC_01699, a single genomic window includes:
- a CDS encoding DUF2752 domain-containing protein, translated as MTSAGGPTTPPEALPPADPRWNPDPAQSQQWNPDPAQSQQWNPDPVDSQQWYPVAAEPDRITRFFDRIAARSPRWLAPVAILACFGGAVGYTLYADPTRSAPDAAPTCLLKLTTGLDCPGCGGTRAFWYLLHGDLPAAARHHILFVFAVPFLVYLYVAWAGKQLFGWRLPQLSVGPVTIGVFLTAWLTFSVLRNLPWPPFTWLYV; from the coding sequence ATGACCAGCGCGGGTGGACCGACAACACCGCCCGAGGCGCTGCCCCCGGCTGACCCTCGGTGGAACCCCGACCCCGCACAGTCGCAGCAGTGGAACCCCGACCCCGCGCAGTCGCAGCAGTGGAATCCCGATCCCGTGGACTCGCAGCAGTGGTATCCGGTGGCTGCCGAACCGGACCGGATCACGCGGTTCTTCGACCGGATCGCGGCCCGGTCCCCGCGCTGGCTGGCGCCGGTCGCGATACTGGCCTGTTTCGGCGGCGCGGTCGGTTACACGCTCTACGCCGATCCGACCCGCAGCGCCCCCGACGCGGCCCCGACCTGCCTGCTGAAGCTGACCACCGGGCTGGACTGTCCCGGTTGCGGCGGCACCCGCGCGTTCTGGTACCTGCTGCACGGTGACCTGCCGGCCGCCGCCCGGCACCACATCCTGTTCGTCTTCGCCGTCCCGTTCCTGGTCTACCTCTACGTCGCCTGGGCCGGAAAGCAACTCTTCGGCTGGCGCCTCCCCCAACTCTCCGTGGGCCCGGTAACCATCGGCGTCTTCCTGACCGCCTGGCTGACCTTCTCAGTCCTCCGCAACCTCCCCTGGCCCCCCTTCACCTGGCTCTACGTCTAA
- the thyX gene encoding FAD-dependent thymidylate synthase, protein MSEIVSPQVKLVAWTQFEAPEEVPWSTDADGGQALAEFAGRACYQSWKKPNPATATNAGYLAHILEVGHLSVLEHGSVTFYFTGVSRSFTHELIRHRHFSYSQLSQRYVPERDAAFVEPAVIAEDAELHKRFVEATEASVRAYTELLEGLEQRFADVTNPTLRRKQARQAARAVLPNATETRIVVSGNYRAWRHFVSMRATEHADVEIRELAVECLRQLQRVAPNVFADFVISTLPDGTEVAASPYAEQS, encoded by the coding sequence ATGTCGGAGATCGTGTCACCGCAGGTCAAGCTCGTCGCGTGGACTCAGTTTGAGGCGCCCGAGGAGGTGCCGTGGTCGACCGATGCCGACGGGGGGCAGGCGCTCGCCGAGTTCGCCGGCCGGGCCTGTTACCAGTCCTGGAAGAAGCCCAACCCGGCCACCGCGACCAACGCCGGTTACCTCGCGCACATCCTTGAGGTCGGCCACCTATCCGTGCTGGAGCACGGCAGTGTGACGTTCTACTTCACCGGGGTCTCCCGGTCGTTCACCCACGAGCTGATCCGGCACCGGCACTTCTCGTACTCGCAGCTCTCGCAGCGGTACGTGCCGGAGCGCGACGCCGCCTTCGTGGAGCCGGCGGTGATCGCCGAGGACGCCGAGCTGCACAAGCGGTTCGTCGAGGCGACCGAGGCCAGCGTACGGGCGTACACCGAGTTGCTGGAGGGGCTGGAGCAGCGGTTCGCGGACGTGACGAACCCGACGCTGCGCCGCAAGCAGGCTCGGCAGGCGGCCCGTGCGGTGCTGCCGAACGCCACCGAGACCCGGATCGTGGTCAGCGGCAACTACCGGGCCTGGCGGCACTTCGTGTCGATGCGGGCCACCGAGCACGCCGATGTCGAGATTCGTGAGCTGGCGGTGGAGTGCCTGCGTCAGCTCCAGCGGGTGGCACCGAACGTCTTCGCCGACTTTGTGATCAGCACCCTGCCGGACGGCACCGAGGTGGCCGCCAGCCCGTACGCCGAGCAGTCCTGA